From a region of the Castanea sativa cultivar Marrone di Chiusa Pesio chromosome 10, ASM4071231v1 genome:
- the LOC142611595 gene encoding uncharacterized protein LOC142611595 isoform X3: MSSDTAKENASVVDSSVTEWKQDMGNSDDPDSSSYKVNENGYPSREDKVRNSHDPLGKSTTSKKGKLYNTRYFIIKSLNHDNIQRSIEKGIWATQVMNEPILEEAFLNSGKVILIFSVNMSGFFQGYAQMMSSVGWRRDNVWSQGSGKSNPWGRSFKVKWLQLNDLPFQKTLHLRNPLNDYKPVKISRDCQELSPDIGEALCELLDGKSDVDDSLSSFYRDDIPSKRPCADSPCSLGNEEYNVPPGHMPWSRTPMLYPSLLYSHQPEANRFHLGYQSSTGVMFPNNPPITTGSSQVDGTKCSRINGDLSNLQVDVDMSSRYEVWGLSAESPFTSTLTEDDLLEMSYEEYLEAHSRSNKQLCLPKLKLYS; encoded by the exons ATGTCTTCTGACACTGCAAAGGAGAATGCGTCTGTAGTTGATTCATCAGTGACTGAATGGAAACAAGACATGGGAAATTCAGATGATCCAG ATAGCTCAAGTTACAAAGTGAATGAGAATGGCTATCCATCTAGGGAAGATAAAGTGCGGAACTCCCATGATCCACTGGGAAAGTCAACCACTAGCAAAAAGGGTAAATTGTATAACACAAGATATTTCATCATTAAGAGTTTGAACCACGATAATATCCAACGATCGATTGAGAAAGGAATTTGGGCAACTCAGGTCATGAACGAACCAATTCTGGAAGAAGCCTTTCTT AACTCTGGTAAAGTAATTCTTATATTTAGTGTAAACATGAGTGGTTTCTTCCAAGGGTATGCCCAAATGATGTCTTCTGTTGGGTGGAGGCGAGACAATGTTTGGAGTCAAGGGAGTGGAAAAAGCAATCCCTGGGGGCGCAGCTTTAAGGTCAAGTGGCTGCAGTTAAATGATTTGCCTTTTCAAAAGACTCTTCACCTCAGGAATCCATTGAATGACTACAAACCTGTCAAAATTAGCAGAGATTGCCAG GAGTTATCTCCAGATATTGGAGAAGCTCTTTGTGAGCTCCTTGATGGGAAGAGTGATGTGGATGACTCGCTGAGTAG TTTTTACAGGGATGATATTCCTTCCAAAAGGCCTTGTGCAGATTCTCCATGTTCTTTAGGAAATGAAGAGTATAATGTGCCTCCAGGGCATATGCCATGGTCCAGAACACCTATGCTTTATCCTTCATTGCTCTACTCGCATCAGCCTGAAGCAAATAGATTTCACTTAGGATACCAGAGTTCCACAGGGGTTATGTTTCCTAACAATCCACCGATTACCACTGGGTCATCACAAGTTGATGGAACAAAATGTTCTCGCATTAATGGAGACCTCTCTAATTTACAAGTGGATGTGGATATGTCTTCTCGATATGAAGTTTGGGGTTTGTCAGCAGAAAGCCCATTTACAAGTACTCTGACTGAGGATGATCTTCTTGAAATG
- the LOC142611595 gene encoding uncharacterized protein LOC142611595 isoform X2 has product MSSDTAKENASVVDSSVTEWKQDMGNSDDPDSSSYKVNENGYPSREDKVRNSHDPLGKSTTSKKGKLYNTRYFIIKSLNHDNIQRSIEKGIWATQVMNEPILEEAFLNSGKVILIFSVNMSGFFQGYAQMMSSVGWRRDNVWSQGSGKSNPWGRSFKVKWLQLNDLPFQKTLHLRNPLNDYKPVKISRDCQELSPDIGEALCELLDGKSDVDDSLSSFYRDDIPSKRPCADSPCSLGNEEYNVPPGHMPWSRTPMLYPSLLYSHQPEANRFHLGYQSSTGVMFPNNPPITTGSSQVDGTKCSRINGDLSNLQVDVDMSSRYEVWGLSAESPFTSTLTEDDLLEMSYEEYLEAHSRSNKQNSSCIADQCSSRKRTHHSSQK; this is encoded by the exons ATGTCTTCTGACACTGCAAAGGAGAATGCGTCTGTAGTTGATTCATCAGTGACTGAATGGAAACAAGACATGGGAAATTCAGATGATCCAG ATAGCTCAAGTTACAAAGTGAATGAGAATGGCTATCCATCTAGGGAAGATAAAGTGCGGAACTCCCATGATCCACTGGGAAAGTCAACCACTAGCAAAAAGGGTAAATTGTATAACACAAGATATTTCATCATTAAGAGTTTGAACCACGATAATATCCAACGATCGATTGAGAAAGGAATTTGGGCAACTCAGGTCATGAACGAACCAATTCTGGAAGAAGCCTTTCTT AACTCTGGTAAAGTAATTCTTATATTTAGTGTAAACATGAGTGGTTTCTTCCAAGGGTATGCCCAAATGATGTCTTCTGTTGGGTGGAGGCGAGACAATGTTTGGAGTCAAGGGAGTGGAAAAAGCAATCCCTGGGGGCGCAGCTTTAAGGTCAAGTGGCTGCAGTTAAATGATTTGCCTTTTCAAAAGACTCTTCACCTCAGGAATCCATTGAATGACTACAAACCTGTCAAAATTAGCAGAGATTGCCAG GAGTTATCTCCAGATATTGGAGAAGCTCTTTGTGAGCTCCTTGATGGGAAGAGTGATGTGGATGACTCGCTGAGTAG TTTTTACAGGGATGATATTCCTTCCAAAAGGCCTTGTGCAGATTCTCCATGTTCTTTAGGAAATGAAGAGTATAATGTGCCTCCAGGGCATATGCCATGGTCCAGAACACCTATGCTTTATCCTTCATTGCTCTACTCGCATCAGCCTGAAGCAAATAGATTTCACTTAGGATACCAGAGTTCCACAGGGGTTATGTTTCCTAACAATCCACCGATTACCACTGGGTCATCACAAGTTGATGGAACAAAATGTTCTCGCATTAATGGAGACCTCTCTAATTTACAAGTGGATGTGGATATGTCTTCTCGATATGAAGTTTGGGGTTTGTCAGCAGAAAGCCCATTTACAAGTACTCTGACTGAGGATGATCTTCTTGAAATG